The Nymphaea colorata isolate Beijing-Zhang1983 chromosome 5, ASM883128v2, whole genome shotgun sequence DNA segment GTATACTCATCAATTAGCGAGTCATGTTTGCTACAATTTATTTATAGCTTAAAGGAGTAACATCCATGGGAATCGATCTGATGATTTGATGCTAACGCGCGCACCATGAGAACCAACTACACTACCCCCTTTAAGGTTAATTTGATCTTGGGATTCTTGAGATAAAATTACTAAATCACATTAATGTGATCATATTTCATGTTCATTGCGACACAGCAGCCTTTTTGGTTAAACATATGATTAATACTAATGCAAGcttgtatatataatattataataagAGTTCAAAGATGTTTGACTTTTGTTTCTGATATAAGTGATCTggaatattttaattaaaagcaacagaaaatgcatattattCCAGGAAAAATGtgtttaaaacgttaaaaacagGTCAACGAataaaacgcaaaaaaaaaacagattttctgtaaaaaaatgaaagacaaaatcaattatttttttttcatttttccccttttttttatttttcatgtttcttcactttttgccttttttttgcagttttaaaTTACCagattttttccaaattttttgcagttcatttttgaaatctttgccacttttctttttctcaccaaaacattaattattttaaaatttaccaattTTTTTCGTGAAAAACCATTTTGCCATTTTATATTCATACAAGGTTTAAAACCCTAACATAacatttgtgactatgattttaACTAAAATCAAACCACTTaagtttttgttaaaatattttcatacaaCTACCTTTAGACTAGTGGCATTAGCTGACAAAACATTAGGCCCCAAAACGGTGTACTTTGAAGtccacattttatttatttggtgTGGGACTTACGATCATATTGAATGTTCCATAACTTCCTTTCTGATTAATTTTAATGCATGATAATCGATCCGCGGATGCCTCAACTCGAATCGCATGGCCCACGCGGCGTCCGTAATACACAAGTAGACTCTAATAGCTTCCTAACCAAGTAAACTGCTCCCCCAAGAAATCGACACGATTGACAATGCCACCCTTTCTCCACGCTTTCTTGCCGAGAAAATCTAGCGAAAGGATGATCTGGTCATCTTGAAATTGCCAAGAAGCAGGAATCTATCTTTTCCTCAATGTTTCTTTGAACTTTCAAGGATATTTACAGGCGTGTACTACTCCACAAATATAAACGCGTTTTGTACAGTAGGACATGCATCATCTTCAATACTGTGTGAGATCAATACTTTCAATCTCCCACATGCAAGAAATGGCTGCAAGAGAAAAGATTCCGGCGATCGGTGTCGACCTCGGGACGACGTACTCCTGTGTTGGTGTGTGGCAACATGGCCGGGTCGAGATTATCGCCAATGATCAAGGCAACAGAACCACTCCCTCTTACGTGGCCTTCACGGAGGTTGAGCGTCTCATTGGTGATGCCGCCAACAACCAGGTCGCCATGAACCCAACCAACACCGTCTTCGGTGAGTGCAGTATTACCCTCCTTTCAAAATATTCCGGCCGGTTATGTAAAAACCTCTCTTCCTTGCTTTGTTCAATGCATAATTGGTTGCCATGGACAAATCCCACTTTAGAGCAAGCAGAATTTGTTCATTGCATGATTGGTTGCCATGGACAACTCCGCACAATTTGACGCTCCAGATACTTTTTACTGCAGACGCCAAGCGTTTAATAGGCAGGCGCTTTAGCGATTCACGGGTACGGAGCGACATGAAGCACTGGCCATTCCAGGTGGTCGCCGGCCCTGGCGACAGGCCCATGATCGTCGTGAAGTACTTGAACGAGGAGAAGCACTTCGCTGCTGAGGAAATCTCATCAATGGTTCTCATGAAGATGCGTGAGACGGCAGAAGCCTACCTCGGCACCACCGTGGAGAACGCCGTCGTCACCGTCCCTGCCTACTTCAATGACTCCCAACGGCAAGCAACGCCGGAACCATCGCCGGCCTGAACATCATGCGTCTCACCAATGAGCCCACGGCTGCTGCCATCGCCTATGGCTTCCACAATAGTGCGGAGGAAGCGAAGACGGCCATGGTATTTGATCTTGGTGGCGGCACCTTCGACGTCTCACTTCTCGCCTTTAGAAATGGAGTCGTGGAGATCAAGGCGACGGCCGGAGACACGCACCTTGGTGGGGAGGACTTCGACAACAGGATGGTGGATCATTTTGTTCAGAAATTCAAGCAGAAGTACAAGATGGACATTAGCGACGACCCTAGGGCACTGAGGCGTCTGAGAACATCCTGTGAAAGGGCCAAGCGAATTCTTTCTGCCGCCGTCCAGACAACCATTCAAATCGATTCTCTCTATCATGGCATCGACTTCTCATCTACCATTACTCGAGCCAAGTTTGAGGAACTCAACATGGACTTGTTCAAGAAGTGCTTAGAGCCCGTCGAGAATTGCTTGAGAGATGCCAGAATGACCAAGAACGCCATCGACGACATTGTTCTGGTTGGCGGATCTACTAGGATCCCGAAGGTTCAGCAGCTGCTTCAAGATTTCTTCAATGGTAAGATGCTTTGCAGAAGCATCAACCCAGATGAGGCAGTCGCTTATGGTGCAGCAATTCAAGCCGCCATCTTGAGCAAACACGAGGATGAAGACGAGGGGGAGGAAGCAGTGCCTGACTTGGTTCTTGTTGATGTCACTCCATTGTCCCTTGGCATTGAGACCACTGGTGGAGTCATGGATGCATTGATTCCAAGAAACACCAGCATCCCAGTGAGGAGGGAGAAGATCTATACTACTATGGATGACGATCAGCCCAGTATGTCAATTAACGTCTACGAAGGGGAGAGAGCAAGGGCACGTGACAACAACTTTCTCGGAAAATTCACGTTCTCCGGCATCCCTCCGGCCCCTCGCGGCGTTCCTGATATAAACATATGCTTCCACGTCGATGCTAATGGCATCCTCAACGTCTCTGCAGAGGACAAGGCCACCAAGCAGAAGAACCATCTTACCGTCCGTAGCAACAAGGGGAGACTGACGAAGAAGGAGATCGAGAAGATGGTTGAGGACGCCAGGAAGTACAAGTCTGAGGACGACGAGTACAAGAAGAAGGCGCAGGCAAGGAACACACTGAACGAATATGCCTACAATGTAAAAAACGCATTGAAGGAAAGGGAGGTCCGCTGCAAGCTCACTACtgcaaaaaggaagaaggtcGAGCAAGCAGTCGAGCAAGTGATGAAGTGGCTAGAGAAGACGGAGCTCGCTGATGCGGAAGAGTTGGAGGACGAGAAGAAGAAGCTGGAGAGCCTATGGAACCCCATTATTACAAAGATATACCAACAGAACAGGCATTGAAATGGCTGACTGTAAAGCACCTGCCTTTTTGAAGGGCTGCTGGATTATATTGATCGTGTTCTTATTTCTTAATCCTCTGTAAATAGTattgatcttcttttttttccgctttttttgtgtttattatTAGCATGTGGGATTTCTGTTTTCTGAATTTACTTTCCCATGTAAACTGTAATATAttaattggaaaaaatgaagcGTTCTTGGTGTTAATGACTTAAAACTCTATCCTTACACAATAAAGATTATTgtttctaagttttttttttccattgagtGCGGCTACAGGTTGATTGATTACATTATGATGCTGTGATGATGGTGATGCTTCAATTTGAGATTTGGTCAGGCCCTCCCTCCCTGACTctttgttaatgagaaaaaataaaatgaggacAATCGAGCCAAGAAACATAGCGCAAAAAGACAAGCTAGAGGCACTATGTGGTGTGTCCCTAGTTCGTCTACGGAAGGCTGCTAGTttccatcaaaaaaaaaaaaagcgggTTGAGTTCTACATGCAAGCTAAAACATAAGATTGTACTAACATAGTTCTAGACCCGGAAAAAGGAGAACCCAAAGAAAGAGCTTTGACTTTAGGTTGGGCAGTGCCATACCGTCCCACCCACCCCAAAAAATGAGGATACCCAACTTTGGGAAGTATTCTTAGTTTGGTGTACCATGAATTTTTGCTTAAATCTTTGGCGACATTAATAAAAGCTTCCCGTATTAAATCTATGAAATATGAGATAATTAATCAACCACCCCCAGAATATATCAAACTTTTCCTCCTTCATTATAATACTTGTGAACTAGCCTATATATAATCAACCACCCCCAGAATATATCAAACTTTTCCGCCGTTATAGTAAGTTGACACCACAAAGAAGGATAAACATCTTTGAAAAGATGGCTTGAAACAAAGggataaggaaagaaaaatctctTAACCGCGGTCGGTACCAAGTTTTTAGGAAATTAGGTACTCAAGCCTTGAAACTTTACAAAACTCCAATGCTTTTAAAATTAGTTAATTTTGACATTAAGTTTTTAGCTAGAGTGCCTTacggatgtcaatagatcagattcaaattaaatatatgcttaatcatatccactttttttaatattcacatattcatattcgaattttggatttgaatatgaaccaaaaagtcatatctgaatctaaatccaaaatctgattttacattctaattcaaaacttatttttacattcatatcctaatccaaattgaaattttgaactgaatttaaCTGATTTTCAAATGTAAGAATATTAAttataagatatttattaaaaattaattcgATCTAAATCCACGTCTATATCCAATCAAATATTTCTGTATAtctgaatttcaaatccaattggatgtcatttttttcaacatccaatttttttcagaACGGTTCAGTCGGGTTAAGTGTGTATCCCTCTTTTGATTGCATATATTGCATAAAAAGCTAACAACAGATACTTTTTGGCATCCAAACAACATCTAATTGCCAGTGAAAAACATTAATACACTTTATCCCACAATTAGGAAAGCATAATTTAAGCCTTTCTTTATATCTATCATTTCAATTCCAGTGAGTAGACCGTACTTACAAAGACAAGAAAACCACTTCTTTTATCAATGACCTATACAAAACAGAACCTGCAATGCATAATAGCGAGAAGATCAACGAggaacaacattttcatgtcatATGGAGCCTAGAAATATGACAGCTAGGGAGAAACAATTCAGTTAACCACGAAATAAGGATAGTCTTAATTAGCAACGCATGTTTTTCCTTCCACCCAGTCACTTAAACCAAATGAGGAGAACAAATACTGAAAGTGAACTAACAAATAGGACGTAAGACAGTTCCTTACTTCCATGGCCGCTTTAAGCTATACGAGTGAACGGCACCATTTCCTTTCATGGAAGCAAGCCCCTGCCCATTACTTCATCCAACTAATGTCAACGGATTCCATAAGGTCTCAAGCTCCTTCAATTTCCTTTCAAACGCGGATGGCTCAGCTTGTTGGTTTCTTTCCAGCCACCGCATGGCCCGCTTGATTGCATCTTCTATCTTGGTCCTATCCTTAGGAGGAAAGTTAACACGGACCATGGCATTATTCATTTCATAGATGTAGTTCTCTAGCTGATACTTGGCCTTGATTCTCCTCCGGTACTTGTCGTCCTCCGCCTTATGCTTCTCTGCCTCTCGCATCATCTTGTCGATCTCTTTCTTCGACAGCCGTCCCTTGTCATTGGTGATGGTGATCTTTTCTTTGTGCTGCGTGCTCGTGTCCTCTGCAGATACCGTTAAGATGCCATTTTCATCGATTTCGAAGCACTCAATGATACGGGGAATGCCACGAGGGGCACGACGTATGCCAGATAACTTAAATTGCCCAAGCAGGTTATTATCGAAAGTTGCCGGTCTTTCTCCCTCGTAGACCTTGATGGACACGGTCGTCTGGTTATCGTGATAGGTTGTGAACGCCTTCTCCTTCTTGGTAGGGATGGGTGTGTTTCTCGGCACGATGACGAACATCTCTCCATCTTCGACCTGGACGCCAAGGGATAATGGAGTGACGTCTACAAGAACCAGATCCTGCATCTTCTCCCAAACCTGATCACAAGCATTGCCGTTCAACTTGGCTGCCTCGAGGGCAGCACCATAGGCTATGGCTTCGTCTGGGTGGATCCTTTTGCACAGCTCCTTGCCATTGAAGAAATCCTGCAGCAACATCTGCACCTTGGGTATCCTTGAAGAACCGCCTACAAGAACGACATCATCAATCGATTCCTTGTCCACATTTGCATCTTTCAAGCAGATACCAACAGGATCGATGCACTTCTCGAAGAGGTCCTTGTTCAGCTCCTCAAACTTCACGCGACTAATCTTGGAATGAAAGTCGATTCCCTCGTAGAGTACATCGACATGGATCTGAGCTTCAAAGGCAGTGGAGAGCGAGCACTTGGCGCTCTCGCAGGCCGTCCTCAGGCGCCTAAGCGCCCTAAAGTTGCTGCTGATGTCCAGCCTGTGCTTCATCTTGAACTCCTCTACGAAATAGTCCACCATCCGGTTGTCAAAGTCCTCCCCCCCAAGGTGAGTGTCACCAGCGGTAGCTTTTACCTCAAAGCGGCCCTTATTAATGATAAGAAGAGAGACATCCACGGTGCCACCACCGAGATCGAAGACCAGAACAGTCTTCATGCGCCTGCTGCAGTCGTTTTGACCAAAACCATAGGCGATG contains these protein-coding regions:
- the LOC116254353 gene encoding heat shock cognate 70 kDa protein-like, which translates into the protein MDITREGPAIGIDLGTTNSCVAVVEGNQVTIIHNDQGKFTTPSCIAFTESERLFGEAAKNQAPRNPTNTITDAKRLIGMRFSDPTVQSDIKFWPFRVVAGPKDRPMITVQYQGREMHYFAEEISSMILMKMRQIAEEYLGCPVTNAVITVPAYFNDSQRQATKDAGAIAGLNILRLTNEPTAAAIAYGFGQNDCSRRMKTVLVFDLGGGTVDVSLLIINKGRFEVKATAGDTHLGGEDFDNRMVDYFVEEFKMKHRLDISSNFRALRRLRTACESAKCSLSTAFEAQIHVDVLYEGIDFHSKISRVKFEELNKDLFEKCIDPVGICLKDANVDKESIDDVVLVGGSSRIPKVQMLLQDFFNGKELCKRIHPDEAIAYGAALEAAKLNGNACDQVWEKMQDLVLVDVTPLSLGVQVEDGEMFVIVPRNTPIPTKKEKAFTTYHDNQTTVSIKVYEGERPATFDNNLLGQFKLSGIRRAPRGIPRIIECFEIDENGILTVSAEDTSTQHKEKITITNDKGRLSKKEIDKMMREAEKHKAEDDKYRRRIKAKYQLENYIYEMNNAMVRVNFPPKDRTKIEDAIKRAMRWLERNQQAEPSAFERKLKELETLWNPLTLVG